One segment of Streptomyces sp. YIM 121038 DNA contains the following:
- the hflX gene encoding GTPase HflX: MTSSSSFSQDAQSFVQNYPEGLRADALMEEDVAWSHEIDGARDGEQFDRAERAALRRVAGLSTELEDVTEVEYRQLRLERVVLVGVWTSGTVQDADNSLAELAALAETAGALVLDGVVQRRDKPDPATYIGSGKALELRDIVLETGADTVVCDGELSPGQLIHLEDVVKVKVIDRTALILDIFAQHAKSREGKAQVALAQMQYMLPRLRGWGQSLSRQMGGGKGGGLATRGPGETKIETDRRRIREKMAKMRREIAEMKTGREIKRQERKRNKVPSVAIAGYTNAGKSSLLNRLTGAGVLVENALFATLDPTVRRAETPSGRLYTLADTVGFVRHLPHHLVEAFRSTMEEVGESDLILHVVDGSHPAPEEQLAAVREVIREVGATDVPEIVVINKADAADPLTIQRLLRTQRHAIAVSARTGAGIEELLGLIDAELPRPEVEIEALVPYTHGKLVARTHADGEVLSEEHTADGTLLKARVHEELAAELAPFVPAAH; encoded by the coding sequence ATGACCTCCTCTTCTTCCTTTTCCCAGGACGCACAGAGCTTCGTGCAGAACTACCCCGAAGGTCTTCGGGCCGATGCCCTGATGGAAGAGGACGTCGCCTGGAGCCACGAGATCGACGGAGCACGGGACGGCGAGCAGTTCGACCGTGCCGAGCGTGCGGCGCTGCGCCGCGTCGCGGGCCTCTCCACCGAGCTCGAGGACGTCACCGAAGTCGAGTACCGACAGCTCCGCCTGGAGCGCGTCGTCCTCGTCGGCGTCTGGACCTCCGGAACGGTTCAGGACGCGGACAACTCCCTCGCCGAGCTGGCCGCCCTCGCGGAGACGGCGGGCGCCCTCGTGCTCGACGGTGTCGTGCAGCGCCGCGACAAGCCGGACCCGGCCACGTACATCGGCTCCGGCAAGGCCCTGGAGCTGCGGGACATCGTGCTCGAGACCGGCGCGGACACGGTCGTGTGCGACGGTGAGCTGAGCCCCGGCCAGCTGATCCACCTCGAAGACGTCGTCAAGGTCAAGGTGATCGACAGGACCGCCCTGATCCTCGACATCTTCGCCCAGCACGCCAAGTCCCGAGAGGGCAAGGCCCAGGTCGCCCTGGCCCAGATGCAGTACATGCTGCCGAGGCTCCGCGGCTGGGGTCAGTCGCTGTCCCGGCAGATGGGCGGCGGCAAGGGCGGCGGCCTCGCCACCCGTGGCCCCGGTGAGACCAAGATCGAGACGGACCGGCGACGGATCCGCGAGAAGATGGCGAAGATGCGCCGGGAGATCGCGGAGATGAAGACGGGCCGCGAGATCAAGCGCCAGGAGCGCAAGCGCAACAAGGTCCCCTCGGTCGCCATCGCCGGATATACGAACGCGGGCAAGTCCTCGCTGCTCAACCGCCTCACGGGCGCGGGCGTCCTGGTGGAGAACGCGCTGTTCGCCACCCTCGACCCCACCGTCCGCAGGGCCGAGACGCCGAGTGGCCGTCTGTACACCCTGGCGGACACCGTCGGATTCGTCCGGCACCTGCCGCACCACCTGGTGGAGGCGTTCCGCTCCACGATGGAGGAGGTCGGCGAGTCCGATCTGATCCTGCACGTGGTCGACGGCTCGCATCCCGCCCCCGAGGAGCAGCTCGCCGCCGTGCGCGAGGTGATCCGCGAGGTCGGCGCGACCGACGTCCCCGAGATCGTGGTGATCAACAAGGCGGACGCCGCCGATCCGCTGACCATCCAGCGACTGCTGCGCACGCAGCGGCACGCGATCGCGGTCTCCGCGCGCACGGGCGCGGGCATCGAGGAGCTGCTCGGGCTCATCGACGCCGAGCTGCCGCGGCCCGAGGTCGAGATCGAGGCCCTCGTGCCGTACACCCACGGCAAGCTCGTCGCCCGCACGCACGCCGACGGAGAGGTGCTCTCCGAGGAGCACACCGCCGACGGCACGCTGCTCAAGGCCCGGGTGCACGAGGAGCTCGCGGCGGAGCTGGCGCCGTTCGTCCCTGCGGCGCACTGA
- a CDS encoding HD domain-containing protein, whose amino-acid sequence MSAEATNPATPGPATPSGPIPATAGSTGQRRRARPRLDLRRLGWAALLGTAARGRVPDAISHVAEAHRGHHPDADLELLRRAYVLAESSHRGQTRKSGEPYITHPLAVTLILAQLGAETTTLTASLLHDTVEDTDVTLDQVRAEFGEDVCYLVDGVTKLEKVDYGAAAEPETFRKMLVATGNDVRVMSIKLADRLHNMRTLGVMRPEKQARIAKVTRDVLIPLAERLGVQALKTELEDLVFAILHPEEYAAVEGLIAAKNADGADPLADIAEEVRGVLREAGIAAEVLIRPRHFVSVHRVHRKRGGLRPADFGRLLVLVGEDADCYGVLGELHTCFTPVVAEFKDFIAVPKFNLYQSLHTAVARPDGEVAEVLIRTHKMHRVAEAGVVALRSPYEPPVEEQPVDGERADPTRPGWLSRLLEWQQAAPDSDTFWSTLREDLAQDREIAVFRPDGGTLGLPAGASCVDAAYAQYGEDAHACIGARVNGRLATLSTVLRDGDSVQLLMGQDPTSGPSREWLDHARTPAARIAIRRWLASHPSPAAGQPAPAPPPPATVPAAAPRPPVAAALRPAAANVVVDREGATVRLAGCCTPVPPDEVTGFAVRGGVVTVHRVSCPAVARMKGVGRPEVGVRWGDSAECRVTLIAESFGRPHLLADLTEAIALEGAAIVSATVEPPSQQRVRHTYTLQLPDAAHLPGLMRAMRNVPGVYDVSRAQHRAAATP is encoded by the coding sequence ATGAGTGCGGAGGCCACGAATCCCGCGACGCCCGGCCCCGCGACGCCCTCGGGCCCGATCCCGGCGACAGCGGGATCCACGGGCCAGCGGCGCCGCGCCCGCCCCCGGCTCGACCTGCGCAGACTCGGCTGGGCCGCGCTCCTCGGAACCGCCGCGCGCGGCCGCGTCCCGGACGCGATCAGCCACGTCGCCGAGGCCCACCGCGGCCACCACCCGGACGCCGACCTGGAGCTGCTGCGCCGCGCCTACGTCCTCGCGGAGTCCTCGCACCGCGGCCAGACGCGCAAGAGCGGCGAGCCGTACATCACCCACCCGCTCGCCGTCACGCTGATCCTGGCTCAACTGGGCGCCGAGACGACCACCCTGACCGCGTCCCTGCTCCACGACACGGTCGAGGACACGGACGTGACGCTCGATCAGGTGCGCGCCGAGTTCGGCGAGGACGTGTGCTATCTGGTCGACGGCGTCACCAAACTGGAAAAGGTCGACTACGGGGCGGCCGCCGAGCCCGAGACCTTCCGCAAGATGCTCGTCGCCACCGGCAACGACGTCCGGGTGATGTCGATCAAACTCGCCGACCGCCTGCACAACATGCGCACCCTCGGCGTGATGCGTCCAGAGAAACAGGCGCGCATCGCCAAGGTCACCCGCGACGTGCTCATCCCGCTCGCCGAGCGGCTCGGCGTACAGGCCCTCAAGACCGAGCTGGAGGACCTCGTCTTCGCGATCCTCCACCCCGAGGAGTACGCCGCGGTCGAAGGCCTCATCGCGGCGAAGAACGCCGACGGCGCCGACCCCCTCGCGGACATCGCCGAGGAGGTGCGCGGCGTGCTGCGCGAGGCCGGGATCGCGGCCGAAGTGCTCATCAGGCCGCGCCACTTCGTCTCCGTGCACCGCGTGCACCGCAAACGCGGCGGGTTGCGCCCCGCCGACTTCGGGCGCCTGCTGGTCCTCGTCGGTGAGGACGCCGACTGCTACGGGGTGCTCGGCGAGCTGCACACCTGCTTCACCCCGGTCGTCGCGGAGTTCAAGGACTTCATCGCCGTACCGAAGTTCAACCTCTACCAGTCGTTGCACACGGCCGTCGCGCGCCCGGACGGCGAGGTCGCCGAAGTCCTCATCCGCACCCACAAGATGCACCGCGTCGCCGAGGCGGGCGTCGTCGCCCTGCGCAGCCCGTACGAGCCCCCCGTGGAGGAGCAGCCCGTCGACGGCGAGCGCGCCGACCCCACCCGGCCCGGCTGGCTCTCGCGCCTCCTGGAATGGCAGCAGGCCGCGCCCGACTCCGACACCTTCTGGTCCACGCTGCGCGAGGACCTCGCCCAGGACCGCGAGATCGCCGTCTTCCGCCCCGACGGCGGCACGCTCGGGCTGCCCGCGGGCGCCAGCTGCGTCGACGCCGCCTACGCCCAGTACGGCGAGGACGCCCACGCCTGCATCGGGGCGCGTGTGAACGGCCGCCTCGCGACGCTCAGCACCGTCCTGAGGGACGGCGACTCGGTGCAGCTCCTCATGGGCCAGGACCCCACGTCGGGGCCCTCACGCGAGTGGCTCGACCACGCCCGCACCCCCGCCGCACGGATCGCCATCCGGCGCTGGCTCGCCTCCCACCCGAGCCCGGCCGCAGGGCAGCCCGCGCCGGCACCCCCGCCGCCCGCGACCGTGCCCGCGGCGGCCCCACGACCGCCGGTCGCGGCAGCCCTGCGCCCGGCCGCCGCGAACGTCGTGGTCGACCGGGAGGGCGCCACCGTGCGCCTCGCGGGCTGCTGTACGCCCGTACCGCCCGACGAGGTCACGGGATTCGCGGTACGCGGCGGCGTCGTCACCGTCCACCGCGTCAGCTGTCCGGCGGTGGCGCGCATGAAGGGCGTGGGGCGCCCGGAGGTGGGCGTGCGCTGGGGGGACAGCGCCGAGTGCCGGGTCACGCTCATCGCCGAGTCGTTCGGCAGGCCGCACCTCCTCGCCGACCTCACCGAAGCCATCGCCCTGGAGGGCGCCGCCATCGTCTCAGCGACCGTGGAGCCGCCCAGCCAGCAGCGCGTCCGCCACACCTACACCCTCCAGCTCCCGGACGCCGCCCACCTGCCCGGCCTGATGCGCGCGATGCGGAACGTCCCCGGGGTGTACGACGTGAGCAGGGCGCAGCACCGGGCCGCGGCCACGCCCTAA
- a CDS encoding M1 family metallopeptidase, translating to MLLTPRPKATRTTAARPKTVRVAIALLATAASAALLAASVPQPAAPLGIGDRLFPHLGNPGYDVLEYDIAFTYSGDNAKPLDTVTKIDARATAPLERINLDFSQGEVRSVDVNGAPAAFDSSGEDLVVTPHARVERGQRLRVTVRHTSHPVGGKEEGGWVRTADGLAMANQADAAHRVFPCNDHPADKARFTFRVSAPKALTAVANGVPLATTRAGATTTWAYRTEHPMATELAQVSIGRSTVLHRTGPRGLPMRDVVPTKGHKKLERWLKKTPGQIAWLEGKVGRYPFENYGLLVADAQTGFALETQTLSLFEKQLFTRPEFPEWYVDTIMVHELAHQWFGDSVSPRTWSDLWLNEGHATWYEALYGEEKSGHELRTRMREAYRYSDQWRAAGGPPAAPKAPKPGEKISLFRPVVYDGSALVLYALRQEIGRAAFESVERAWVRAHRDGTATTADFTRLASHVSGRDLREFFAAWLYGTKTPPMPGHPDWTSEAPGKKQAGRAGGGSGAAGHTHH from the coding sequence ATGCTGCTCACCCCACGCCCCAAGGCCACGAGGACCACGGCCGCGCGGCCGAAGACCGTGCGCGTCGCCATCGCCCTCCTCGCGACCGCCGCCTCCGCCGCCCTGCTCGCCGCGAGCGTCCCGCAGCCCGCCGCCCCGCTCGGCATCGGCGACCGGCTCTTCCCGCACCTCGGCAACCCGGGATACGACGTCCTGGAGTACGACATCGCCTTCACGTACAGCGGGGACAACGCCAAGCCGCTCGACACGGTCACGAAGATCGACGCCCGCGCCACCGCCCCGCTGGAGCGGATCAACCTCGACTTCTCGCAGGGCGAGGTGCGCTCCGTCGACGTCAACGGCGCGCCCGCCGCCTTCGACAGCAGCGGCGAAGACCTCGTCGTCACCCCCCACGCGCGCGTGGAGCGCGGCCAGCGCCTGCGGGTCACCGTCCGCCACACCAGCCACCCGGTCGGCGGCAAGGAAGAGGGCGGCTGGGTACGCACCGCCGACGGCCTGGCCATGGCCAACCAGGCCGACGCCGCACACCGCGTCTTCCCCTGCAACGACCACCCGGCCGACAAGGCCCGCTTCACCTTCCGCGTCAGCGCCCCCAAGGCGCTCACGGCCGTCGCCAACGGCGTCCCACTGGCCACGACGCGCGCCGGGGCCACCACCACGTGGGCGTACCGCACCGAACACCCCATGGCCACCGAGCTGGCGCAGGTCTCCATCGGCCGGTCCACGGTGCTGCACCGCACCGGCCCGCGCGGCCTCCCCATGCGGGACGTCGTACCGACCAAGGGCCACAAGAAGCTGGAGCGGTGGCTCAAGAAGACGCCCGGCCAGATCGCGTGGCTGGAGGGCAAGGTCGGCCGCTACCCGTTCGAGAACTACGGCCTGCTCGTCGCCGACGCCCAGACCGGCTTCGCACTGGAGACGCAGACGCTGTCGCTCTTCGAGAAGCAGCTGTTCACGCGGCCCGAGTTCCCGGAGTGGTACGTGGACACGATCATGGTCCACGAGCTGGCGCACCAGTGGTTCGGCGACAGCGTCAGCCCGCGCACCTGGTCCGACCTGTGGCTCAACGAAGGGCACGCCACCTGGTACGAGGCCCTCTACGGCGAGGAGAAGTCCGGGCACGAGCTGCGCACGCGCATGCGCGAGGCCTACCGGTACTCGGACCAGTGGCGCGCCGCGGGCGGCCCGCCCGCCGCCCCCAAGGCGCCCAAGCCCGGGGAGAAGATCAGCCTCTTCCGGCCCGTCGTGTACGACGGCAGCGCGCTGGTGCTCTACGCGCTGCGGCAGGAGATCGGACGGGCCGCCTTCGAGAGCGTGGAGCGCGCGTGGGTGCGCGCCCACCGCGACGGAACCGCGACCACGGCCGACTTCACGCGCCTGGCCTCCCACGTATCGGGCCGGGACCTGCGCGAGTTCTTCGCCGCCTGGCTGTACGGCACCAAGACACCGCCGATGCCGGGCCACCCGGACTGGACGTCGGAGGCCCCGGGCAAGAAGCAGGCGGGCCGGGCGGGCGGCGGGTCGGGCGCCGCCGGGCACACCCACCACTGA